One window of Trichoderma breve strain T069 chromosome 3, whole genome shotgun sequence genomic DNA carries:
- a CDS encoding carbamoyl-phosphate synthase L chain, ATP binding domain-containing protein, with protein sequence MAGTPSPHPQQALTFNDVFEDDDIDEPKEAQTIHHIRANSSIMQLKKILVANRGEIPIRAHELSLHTIAVFSYEDRLSMHRQKADEAYVIGKRGQYTPVGAYLAGDEIIKIAVEHGAQLVHPGYGFLSENATFARNVEKAGLIFVGPTPDVIDALGDKVSARKLAIAAGVPVVPGTEGAVEKYEEVKTFTDKYGFPIIIKAAYGGGGRGMRVVRDAESLKESFERATSEAKTAFGNGTVFVERFLDKPKHIEVQLLGDNHGNIVHLYERDCSVQRRHQKVVEIAPAKDLPSEVRDAILNDAVRLAKSVNYRNAGTAEFLVDQLNRYYFIEINPRIQVEHTITEEITGIDIVAAQIQIAAGATLSQLGLTQDRISTRGFAIQCRITTEDPAENFRPDTGKIEVYRSAGGNGVRLDGGNGFAGAVITPHYDSMLVKCTAHGSTYEIARRKVLRALIEFRIRGVKTNIPFLASLLTHPTFIDGNCWTTFIDDTPQLFDLVGGQNRAQKLLAYLGDVAVNGSSIMGQIGEPKFKGEIITPELFTASGEKIDVSQPSQKGWRKIILEQGPKAFAKAVREYKGCLLMDTTWRDAHQSLLATRVRTIDLLGIAKETSHALANLYSLECWGGATFDVALRFLHEDSFDRLRKMRELVPNIPFQMLLRGANGVAYSSLPDNAIEHFVEQAKKNGVDIFRVFDALNDITQLEVGIKAVHKAGGVVEGTVCISGDMLNPTKKYNLAYYMDLVEKLVALDIHVLGIKDMAGVLKPHAAELLIGGIRKKYPDLPIHVHTHDSAGTGVASMVACAKAGADAVDAATDSLSGMTSQPSINAIIASLEGSDLDPGLDPKQVRALDTYWSQLRLLYSPFEAHLAGPDPEVYEHEIPGGQLTNMMFQASQLGLGSQWLETKKAYEHANDLLGDIVKVTPTSKVVGDLAQFMVSNKLSPEDVKARASELDFPGSVLEFFEGLMGQPYGGFPEPLRTDALRGRRKLEKRPGLYLEPIDFVKVKREMGKKFGAPVTECDIASYVMYPKVFEDYKKITAEFGDLSVVPTRYFLSRPEIGEEFNVELEKGKVLILKLLAIGPLSEQTGLREVFFEMNGEVRQVTVADKQAAVENISRPKADPGDSSQVGAPMSGVLVELRVHEGSEVKKGDPLAVLSAMKMEMVISAPHSGKVASLQVKEGDSVDGSDLVCRITKS encoded by the exons ATGGCCGGCACTCCGTCTCCTCACCCTCAGCAGGCGCTGACCTTCAACGATGTCTtcgaggacgacgacatcgATGAGCCCAAGGAGGCGCAGACCATCCACCACATCCGCGCAAACTCCAGCATCATGCAACTGAAGAAGATTCTCG TTGCCAACCGTGGTGAAATCC CCATCAGA GCCCACGAGCTGTCATTACACACAATCGCTGTCTTCAG TTATGAGGACCGACTCTCCATGCACCGTCAGA AGGCCGATGAAGCCTACGTCATTGGCAAGCGAGGCCAGTACACCCCTGTCGGAGCTTATCTCGCCGGCGACGAAATTATCAAGATTGCCGTTGAGCACGGCGCTCAGCTGGTTCATCCTG GATACGGTTTCTTGTCCGAGAACGCTACATTTGCCCGCAACGTCGAGAAGGCTGGTCTTATT TTTGTTGGCCCTACTCCCGATGTCATTGATGCTCTTGGCGACAAGGTCTCTGCCCGCAAGCTTGCCATTGCAGCTGGTGTCCCCGTCGTCCCCGGCACTGAGGGCGCCGTTGAGAAGTACGAGGAGGTCAAGACCTTCACTGACAAGTATGGcttccccatcatcatcaaggctgcctacggcggtggtggccgtGGTATGCGAGTTGTTCGCGATGCCGAGAGCCTGAAGGAGAGCTTCGAGCGAGCCACTTCCGAGGCCAAGACTGCCTTTGGCAACGGCACCGTCTTCGTCGAGCGATTCCTCGACAAGCCCAAGCACATCGAGGTCCAGCTGCTCGGTGATAACCACGGCAACATTGTCCACCTGTACGAGCGTGACTGCTCCGTCCAGCGTCGACACCAAAAGGTCGTCGAGATTGCTCCTGCCAAGGATCTTCCCTCTGAGGTCCGAGACGCTATCCTTAACGACGCCGTCAGGCTGGCCAAGTCTGTCAACTACCGCAATGCAGGCACTGCAGAGTTTTTGGTCGACCAGCTGAACCGCTACTACTTCATCGAGATCAACCCCCGTATTCAGGTCGAGCACACCATTACTGAGGAAATCACCGGCATTGACATTGTCGCTGCCCAGATCCAGATCGCTGCTGGTGCTACTCTCTCTCAGCTCGGCCTTACCCAGGACCGAATCTCCACTCGTGGTTTTGCCATCCAGTGCCGTATCACCACCGAAGATCCTGCGGAGAACTTCCGACCAGACACCGGAAAGATTGAGGTCTACCGATCTGCTGGTGGTAACGGTGTTCGTCTTGACGGTGGCAATGGCTTTGCTGGTGCCGTCATCACTCCTCACTACGACTCCATGTTGGTCAAGTGCACAGCCCACGGAAGCACTTACGAAATCGCTCGCAGAAAAGTCCTCCGTGCCCTCATTGAGTTCCGTATCCGAGGTGTCAAGACCAACATCCCCTTCCTGGCCTCTCTTCTGACCCACCCTACCTTTATTGATGGAAATTGCTGGACGACTTTCATCGACGATACCCCGCAGCTGTTCGACCTCGTGGGCGGCCAGAACCGTGCACAGAAGCTGTTGGCTTATCTCGGAGATGTTGCCGTCAACGGCAGCTCTATCATGGGCCAGATTGGTGAGCCCAAGTTCAAGGGCGAGATCATCACCCCCGAGCTCTTCACTGCCTCTGGCGAGAAGATTGACGTCAGCCAGCCTTCCCAGAAGGGTTGGAGGAAAATCATCCTTGAGCAAGGCCCCAAGGCTTTCGCCAAGGCCGTTCGTGAGTACAAGGGCTGCCTTCTCATGGACACCACATGGCGAGATGCCCACCAGTCTCTGCTGGCCACCCGTGTCCGAACCATTGATCTCCTTGGCATTGCCAAGGAAACTAGCCACGCACTTGCCAACCTCTACAGTTTGGAGTGCTGGGGTGGTGCCACCTTTGATGTTGCTCTGAGATTCCTCCACGAGGATTCATTCGACCGTCTGCGCAAGATGCGAGAGCTGGTCCCCAACATCCCCTTCCAGATGCTTCTTCGTGGAGCCAACGGTGTGGCCTACTCTTCCTTGCCTGACAACGCCATTGAGCACTTCGTCGagcaggccaagaagaatggTGTCGACATTTTCAGAGTCTTTGATGCCTTGAACGACATCACCCAGCTCGAAGTCGGCATCAAGGCCGTTCACAAGGCTGGCGGTGTTGTTGAAGGTACTGTTTGTATCTCTGGTGATATGCTCAACCCCACCAAGAAGTACAACTTGGCCTACTACATGGACCTTGTCGAGAAGCTTGTTGCCCTCGATATCCACGTTCTTGGTATCAAGGATATGGCCGGTGTGCTGAAGCCCCACGCTGCCGAACTCCTGATTGGAGGCATCCGCAAGAAGTACCCTGACTTGCCAATTCACGTTCACACCCACGACTCTGCTGGAACGGGTGTTGCCTCCATGGTTGCTTGCGCCAAGGCTGGTGCCGATGCTGTCGATGCCGCCACCGACAGCTTGTCTGGAATGACCTCCCAGCCTagcatcaacgccatcatcgcctctCTGGAGGGTAGCGACCTTGACCCCGGTCTGGACCCCAAGCAAGTCCGCGCTCTTGACACCTACTGGTCTCAGCTGCGTCTGCTCTACTCTCCCTTCGAGGCCCATCTCGCTGGACCCGATCCCGAAGTTTACGAGCACGAGATTCCTGGTGGTCAGCTGACCAACATGATGTTCCAGGCTTCGCAGCTTGGTCTTGGATCCCAGTGGctcgagaccaagaaggccTATGAGCATGCCAACGACTTGCTTGGCGACATTGTCAAGGTTACCCCCACCTCCAAGGTTGTTGGTGATCTTGCCCAGTTCATGGTGTCCAACAAGCTGTCTCCTGAGGATGTCAAGGCTCGTGCCTCTGAGCTTGACTTCCCTGGCTCGGTGCTTGAATTCTTCGAAGGTCTGATGGGCCAACCCTACGGTGGCTTCCCCGAGCCTCTCCGCACAGACGCCCTTCGCGGACGCcggaagctggagaagcgtCCTGGTCTCTACCTTGAGCCCATTGACTTTGTCAAGGTCAAGCGcgagatgggcaagaagTTCGGTGCGCCCGTCACCGAGTGCGACATTGCCTCGTACGTTATGTACCCCAAGGTCTTTGAGGACTACAAGAAGATCACAGCCGAGTTTGGCGACCTGTCAGTTGTGCCAACTCGATACTTCCTTTCTCGACCTGAAATTGGAGAAGAGTTCAACGTGGAACTCGAGAAGGGCAAGGTCCTCATTCTTAAGCTTCTTGCCATCGGTCCTCTGAGCGAGCAGACTGGTCTCCGCGAGGTCTTCTTCGAGATGAACGGCGAGGTCCGACAGGTTACTGTCGCCGACAAGcaggctgctgttgagaaCATTAGCCGCCCCAAGGCTGATCCTGGTGACTCCAGCCAGGTCGGTGCCCCGATGTCTGGTGTCTTGGTTGAGCTTCGTGTTCACGAAGGCTCCGAAGTCAAGAAGGGTGATCCCCTTGCTGTTCTGTCAGCCATGAAGATG GAAATGGTTATCTCAGCACCCCATAGCGGAAAGGTTGCCAGTCTGCAGGTCAAGGAGGGCGACTCCGTCGATGGCTCAGACTTGGTGTGCAGAATCACAAAGTCCTAA
- a CDS encoding WSC domain-containing protein produces MKPSPAASFLSISLLSLTSCRAQELQKRALVAPPSLDNGWTYQGCYIDVGRTISDASFTDDEMTNQECATYCFEHDFPYAGTEYYTQCYCGSTLATGGVNTTATDCNAPCGGNSTEACGGPGRLTLYKTAEITGPSVNPGPDGWVSKGCYSEGTTGRALTFGYGGVANAQMTVAACTSGCKAAGYTFAGVEYGGECYCGKSISNGALPATSGCTMTCNGNQTEYCGGPGHLNIYGLNAVRDGTGTTSAAQPAQTGACPGQPALVGKYNWYGCYTEGTNSRALAAKTYADDAMTLESCATFCVGYTYFGVEYSRECYCGNSFGAGSKLTTASDCSMTCSGEDCEFCGAGNRLSVYSLNAPGTGTSSGPAVPPSTTSATTQPTGFPQGWQSYGCYVDGVNGRILNTQLPDDDDLTLESCVQSCASQGFTIAGAEYSKQCFCGNNIVNGGAKAANQGDCNTPCAGDATENCGGGGRMSIISKGAPTVQQPPGPIQQVGNWTYQGCYEDNVNQQRTFFWQNIFANTMTPSQCLNQCAEFGYMAAGLEYGQECYCGDPENIKTSGATKRPESECGVPCPGNASAICGGGSRLTTYFWTGTPFYSWSFPAAGTAAAGSYEQLIGGVCIPLMTTQSITGKVTFLEKWGTGEPNSTGAYELDLSLVDQYQLAWREMHVKTDIFCAGGVTLPDKAGRQLTVGGWSGDSTYGVRLYTPNGSPGVNGTNDWQENVDILKLQNGRWYPTAMNMANGSVLVIGGETGSNSAPVPTLEILPFTGTAPLYMDWLERTDPNNLYPFCTVLPSGGIFVAYWNEARILDENTFATIKTLPNIPGSVNDPLGGRTYPLEGTAVLLPMHAPFTDPLNILICGGSTEGASYAIDNCVSTYPDAANPTWELERMPSQRVMPCIAPLPDGTYIIMNGAHHGVAGFGLATDPNLNALLYDPQKPLGYRITVMANTTVARLYHSEAITLLDGRVLVSGSDPQDDVNPEEYRVETFTPPYLKSGKPRPSFTVTNKDWGYGKPITVTLGAAARNGPIQASLLGAVTSTHGNSMGARTLFPDISCTGTTCTVTSPPSKYIAPPGWYQFYILDGGIPAVGVYVRIGGDPAQVGNWPKGTGFTTPGV; encoded by the exons ATGAAGCCTTCTCCGGCGGCTTCGTTCTTGTCGATCTCTCTGCTCTCCCTGACGTCGTGCCGCGCCCAGGAGCTCCAGAAGCGCGCTCTCGTTGCGCCGCCCTCGTTGGACAATGGCTGGACATATCAGGGATGCTACAT CGATGTTGGACGTACAATCAGCGACGCGTCCTTTACGGATGATGAAATGACCAACCAGGAATGCGCTACTTATTGCTTTGAGCATGACTTCCCTTACGCCGGAACAGAGTACTACACTCAATGCTACTGCGGTTCCACTCTTGCAACGGGAGGTGTAAATACTACTGCTACGGACTGCAATGCTCCATGCGGCGGTAACTCGACCGAGGCGTGTGGTGGTCCCGGCCGTCTTACTTTGTATAAGACAGCTGAAATCACAGGTCCCTCAGTCAACCCGGGCCCCGACGGATGGGTGTCCAAGGGATGCTATTC TGAGGGCACCACTGGGCGAGCTTTGACGTTTGGTTATGGCGGTGTTGCCAATGCCCAGATGACCGTGGCCGCCTGTACATCAGGATGTAAGGCTGCCGGATATACCTTTGCTGGTGTCGAGTACGGTGGAGAGTGCT ATTGCGGCAAGTCAATCTCCAATGGCGCGCTGCCCGCGACAAGCGGCTGCACAATGACCTGCAACGGCAACCAGACCGAGTACTGTGGAGGACCCGGCCACCTGAACATTTATGGCCTCAATGCCGTCCG CGACGGAACTGGCACCACTTCTGCAGCTCAGCCCGCCCAGACTGGTGCCTGTCCTGGCCAACCAGCTCTGGTGGGCAAATACAACTGGTACGGTTGCTATACCGAAGGAACAAACTCGCGGGCCCTCGCTGCCAAGACGTATGCAGATGACGCCATGACCTTGGAGAGCTGTGCAACCTTTTGCGTGGGCTACACATACTTTGGAGTCGAGTACAGCCGAGAATGCTACTGCGGCAACTCCTTTGGCGCCGGCTCCAAGCTCACTACAGCTTCCGACTGCAGCATGACTTGCAGTGGTGAAGACTGTGAATTCTGTGGCGCCGGTAACCGATTGTCCGTCTATTCGCTCAATGCTCCCGGCACGGGTACCTCATCTGGGCCCGCCGTACCCCCCTCCACCACTTCAGCTACGACGCAGCCGACTGGATTCCCTCAGGGATGGCAGTCTTATGGATGTTACGTGGACGGAGTCAATGGCCGCATTCTTAACACCCAGCTCCCCGACGATGATGACCTGACCCTCGAGTCTTGTGTCCAGTCCTGCGCCTCTCAAGGATTTACCATTGCTGGTGCTGAGTACTCTAAGCAGTGCTTCTGCGGTAACAACATTGTCAACGGCGGTGCCAAAGCTGCCAACCAAGGCGACTGCAACACTCCTTGCGCCGGTGACGCGACCGAAaactgcggcggcggcggcagaatGAGCATCATTTCCAAGGGAGCCCCGACGGTGCAGCAGCCTCCGGGACCTATCCAGCAGGTCGGCAACTGGACCTACCAGGGCTGCTACGAAGACAATGTCAACCAACAGCGCACCTTCTTCTGGCAGAACATCTTCGCCAACACCATGACCCCTTCACAGTGCCTTAACCAGTGTGCTGAATTTGGTTACATGGCTGCCGGCTTGGAGTATGGTCAGGAGTGCTACTGCGGCGACCCAGAGAACATCAAGACCTCTGGTGCTACGAAGAGGCCCGAGTCTGAGTGCGGCGTCCCCTGCCCGGGTAATGCCAGCGCCATCTGCGGTGGTGGTTCTCGCCTCACCACCTACTTCTGGACCGGAACACCCTTCTACTCTTGGAGCTTCCCTGCTGCTGGcactgccgctgctggctcGTATGAGCAGCTCATTGGAGGTGTCTGCATCCCCCTGATGACCACCCAGTCCATCACTGGCAAGGTCACTTTCCTTGAGAAATGGGGCACTGGTGAGCCCAACTCTACCGGTGCTTATGAGCTCGACCTGTCTCTCGTCGACCAGTACCAGCTTGCATGGCGAGAGATGCACGTCAAGACCGACATTTTCTGTGCTGGAGGTGTCACTCTTCCGGATAAGGCTGGCCGACAGCTTACTGTCGGAGGATGGTCTGGTGATTCCACCTATGGTGTCCGCCTGTATACCCCCAACGGCTCCCCTGGTGTCAACGGTACCAACGACTGGCAAGAGAACGTCGACATCCTGAAGCTCCAAAACGGCCGCTGGTATCCCACCGCCATGAACATGGCCAATGGCTCCGTGCTCGTCATCGGTGGTGAGACGGGATCTAACAGTGCTCCTGTCCCAACTCTCGAGATTCTCCCCTTTACCGGCACCGCACCGCTCTACATGGATTGGCTGGAGCGTACTGACCCCAACAACCTGTACCCCTTCTGCACTGTCCTTCCGTCTGGTGGCATCTTTGTTGCCTACTGGAACGAGGCTCGTATCCTGGATGAGAACACTTTTGCCACCATCAAGACTCTGCCTAACATTCCTGGTTCAGTTAATGATCCTCTTGGTGGACGAACCTACCCCTTGGAGGGAACCGCTGTCTTGTTGCCCATGCACGCCCCCTTTACTGATCCTCTCAATATTCTCATCTGCGGTGGTTCTACTGAGGGTGCCTCATATGCTATCGATAACTGCGTGAGCACCTACCCCGATGCTGCAAACCCTACCTGGGAGCTTGAGCGCATGCCTTCTCAGCGAGTCATGCCTTGCATTGCTCCTCTTCCCGATGGCACGTACATTATCATGAACGGAGCCCACCACGGTGTTGCTGGATTCGGTCTTGCTACTGACCCCAACCTGAACGCTCTTCTCTACGATCCTCAGAAGCCCCTCGGCTACCGTATCACTGTCATGGCGAACACTACCGTCGCTCGTCTGTACCACTCTGAGGCCATTACCCTCTTGGACGGTCGCGTGCTTGTCTCCGGCTCTGACCCGCAGGATGATGTCAACCCCGAGGAGTACCGTGTCGAGACCTTTACCCCTCCTTACCTGAAGAGCGGCAAGCCTCGTCCATCTTTCACCGTCACCAACAAGGACTGGGGCTACGGCAAGCCCATTACTGTCACTCTTGGTGCCGCTGCTCGAAATGGCCCTATCCAGGCTTCTCTGCTTGGTGCCGTCACCAGCACTCACGGCAACTCCATGGGAGCTCGCACTCTCTTCCCTGACATCTCCTGCACTGGCACCACTTGCACTGTTACTTCTCCCCCATCCAAGTACATTGCTCCTCCTGGATGGTACCAGTTCTACATTCTGGACGGCGGAATCCCCGCCGTTGGTGTCTACGTCCGCATCGGCGGTGATCCGGCCCAGGTCGGCAACTGGCCCAAGGGTACTGGTTTCACCACGCCAGGTGTTTAA
- a CDS encoding r3H domain-containing protein — translation MDDITCPKCPFLVDKWCACGKEKLHSQPCHLQAAHCGRPCGKSLKCGLHKCRKLCHRPGECEDSASSSQTCGQVCGKTKLFCDHACPNPCHGQTPCNESAPCTAKTTIACPCGLRKQDVKCLASSSNPTPSRPELKCDDECLRLERNRRLAAALNIDPASHANDHVPYSDTTLRLFKENLAWAETQEREFRVFSKSPNEQRLRYKPMPNHQRQFLHVLAQDYGLESKSEDLEPYRYVVVWKGAKFVSAPSKTLAQCVKIRDSQAAEAAAAAAANSRAPTPPPLVIVDPFNAFLLTSPRFGLTMEDVDAAIRADLASQTAFHFKTAFLPSDEILIRATAHYSSFLTPAAVEQALQNMKPRLESTIKRLDVAGNILLCHVDDNENISRREDISKNDASGWSAVAGRAAAKKDEVKVETPAASGGGSGKRLLLGLKKKKAVTPSASWTAQLDGDVEC, via the exons ATGGACGACATAACTTGTCCCAAGTGCCCGTTCTTGGTAGACAAGTGGTGTGCTTgcggcaaggagaagctgcacaGCCAGCCCTGCCACCTTCAAGCGGCGCACTGCGGCCGACCTTGCGGGAAGAGCTTGAAGTGCGG ATTACACAAGTGCCGGAAATTATGTCATAGACCAGGAGAGTGCGAGGATAGTGCCAGTTCTAGTCAGACCTGCGGCCAAGTCTGCGGCAAGACAAAGCTATTCTGTGACCATGCTTGCCCGAATCCATGCCATGGTCAGACTC CTTGCAACGAATCAGCCCCTTGTACAGCCAAGACGACAATCGCTTGTCCCTGTGGCCTGCGTAAACAGGACGTCAAGTGTCtcgccagcagctccaatCCTACGCCATCTCGCCCCGAGCTTAAATGTGACGACGAGTGTCTTCGCTTAGAGCGAAACAGGCGTCTTGCCGCGGCTCTCAACATCGATCCTGCCTCTCACGCTAATGATCACGTTCCCTACTCGGACACGACTCTTCGTCTTTTCAAGGAGAACCTTGCCTGGGCAGAGACCCAGGAGCGCGAGTTCCGGGTCTTTTCCAAGAGCCCCAACGAGCAACGACTGAGATATAAGCCGATGCCCAACCATCAGCGGCAGTTTTTGCATGTACTGGCCCAAGACTACGGGCTGGAGAGCAAAAGCGAGGATCTCGAGCCGTATCGCTACGTCGTCGTCTGGAAAGGCGCCAAGTTTGTCTCTGCACCGAGCAAGACACTGGCGCAGTGCGTCAAGATTAGAGACTCGCAGGCGGCAGAGGCAGcggccgctgccgctgccaacTCGAGAGCCCCGACTCCTCCCCCTCTTGTTATAGTTGATCCGTTCAACGCATTTCTCCTCACTTCTCCTCGGTTTGGCCTTACCATGGAAGATGTCGACGCCGCTATTCGCGCCGACCTCGCAAGCCAGACGGCCTTTCACTTCAAGACGGCGTTCTTGCCTTCAGATGAGATTCTCATCCGCGCCACGGCGCACTACTCGTCTTTCCTCACGCCTGCCGCCGTCGAGCAGGCCTTGCAGAACATGAAACCTCGCCTCGAGAGCACAATCAAGCGCCTCGACGTTGCGGGCAACATCTTGCTCTGCCACGTCGACGATAACGAAAACATCTCGCGCAGAGAAGATATTAGCAAGAACGATGCCTCGGGCTGGAGCGCCGTCGCGGGACGGGCCGCGGCGAAGAAGGACGAGGTCAAGGTGGAAACACCGGCGGCCTCGGGCGGCGGATCTGGAAAACGactgctgctggggctgaagaagaagaaggctgtgACGCCGAGTGCGTCTTGGACGGCGCAGCTTGATGGGGATGTTGAGTGTTGA
- a CDS encoding serine aminopeptidase, s33 domain-containing protein encodes MANGYFGQTASFLTSAAGYMRLPALASTGIVAILTSLLYFKQKALIYPSHMPPNSRTDIPRPTQFGIKDFEELVIPTDDGEKLSAYYIRGPRGGKNSDITILMFHGNAGNIGHRLPIARVFINMIGCNVFMLEYRGYGASTGEPDEAGLGIDAQTGLNYLRERAETRNHRFVVYGQSLGGAVSIKLVAKNQDRGDIAGLVWRSESLLPSIDKIPILFLSGLQDEIVPPSHMTQLYNVSTSPNKTWKTFPGGDHNSSVLEEGYFEAISEFIADALGSSAPITDGKSQ; translated from the exons atggCGAACGGCTACTTTGGCCAGACCGCCTCTTTCCTGACCTCTGCGGCGGGCTACATGCGCCTGCCAGCTCTGGCATCAACG GGCATTGTCGCCATCCTCACATCCCTCCTCTACTTTAAACAAAA GGCGCTCATTTATCCCTCTCATATGCCGCCAAACTCTCGAACCGACATCCCACGACCTACGCAGTTCGGAATCAAGGATTTCGAAGAGCTGGTAATCCCCACCGACGATGGCGAGAAGCTCTCGGCTTACTACATTCGCGGCCCCCGTGGCGGCAAGAACTCGGACATCACAATCCTCATGTTCCACGGAAATGCAGGCAATATCGGTCACCGCCTCCCCATCGCGcgcgtcttcatcaacatgATTGGGTGCAACGTCTTCATGCTCGAGTATCGAGGATACGGCGCCTCCACGGGCGAGCCAGACGAGGCGGGCTTGGGAATCGACGCCCAGACCGGGCTCAACTACCTGCGCGAGCGAGCAGAGACGAGGAACCACCGGTTTGTTGTTTACGGCCAGAGCCTCGGTGGAGCCGTCAGCATCAAGTTAGTGGCCAAGAACCAGGACCGGGGCGACATTGCGGGTCTG GTATGGCGCAGCGAATCCCTCTTGCCGTCCATTGACAAGATTCCTATCTTGTTCCTCAGCGGActgcaagatgagattgtcCC TCCCAGTCATATGACCCAACTGTACAATGTCTCCACCTCCCCCAACAAGACGTGGAAGACATTCCCTGGTGGCGATCACAACTCGAGTGTGCTAGAGGAGGGTTACTTCGAGGCCATCTCGGAGTTTATAGCTGACGCCCTGGGCAGCAGCGCACCCATCACGGACGGCAAAAGCCAGTGA